In Pectinophora gossypiella chromosome 1, ilPecGoss1.1, whole genome shotgun sequence, one genomic interval encodes:
- the LOC126370566 gene encoding dTTP/UTP pyrophosphatase — MLQPVMHVLKHKNIVLASSSPRRKELIENIGLKVSQCASLFEEDLDPKNFNDFSSFVEETALQKVLEVESRLKTQGEAPDIVIGADTMVTLGKLTFGKPSSEAEAYEMLSSLSGRGHVVYTSVVVKAAEKIVKFTEQTNVIFGNIDEEQIKGYIATGEPMDKAGGYGIQGVGGTFVERIEGDYFTVVGLPLFRLSQVLYNMFKDKNKEVA; from the exons ATGCTGCAACCAGTGATGCATGTTttgaaacataaaaacattgttttaGCTAGTAGCTCTCCGAGAAGGAAAGAACTTATTGAGAAcatt gGCCTTAAGGTTAGTCAGTGCGCTTCATTGTTTGAAGAAGATTTGGACCCTAAGAATTTTAATGATTTCTCGTCCTTTGTGGAGGAGACTGCTCTGCAAAAGGTCCTTGAGGTAGAGAGCAGATTGAAGACACAGGGAGAAGCCCCTGATATTGTCATAGGTGCTGACACTATGGTCACTCTTGGGAAACTGACTTTTGGGAAGCCTAGCTCAGAAGCTGAAGCTTATGAAATGCTTTCTAG tcTTTCAGGGAGAGGGCACGTAGTATACACCAGTGTGGTGGTGAAGGCAGCAGAGAAAATTGTCAAGTTCACAGAGCAAACAAATGTTATATTTGGTAACATTGATGAGGAGCAGATTAAGGGATATATTGCTACAGGAGAACCTAT GGATAAAGCGGGAGGATACGGTATTCAAGGCGTTGGAGGTACGTTCGTAGAACGTATTGAAGGAGACTACTTTACTGTGGTGGGGCTACCACTGTTTAGACTTAGTCAAGTGCTGTATAACATGTTCAAAGACAAGAACAAAGAAGTTGCATAG
- the LOC126368278 gene encoding uncharacterized protein LOC126368278: MQSANKAVQQVSGDIYVDNLVTGTKTTLQAITLYNNLKREFEKISMNLREWSSNSKEFKEKIPDVLDKEVVKVLGLDWNTNKDTIQLRPNNVDLQTTKRGVLRTIASTYDPCGFVAPSLLSPKLFMQDLWKSKIKWDSKLPKELFEEWRNIYNNLETEQEEIPRYYTKDFESKESQLHCFTDASTKAYAAVVYIVNENGKGFVIGKSRLTPIKDQDNLKIPRLELLGVLIGSRLLKYVEKSLQIKIRKQFLWTDSQIVIDWYNSNKLLTPFVSRRIGEIKQNKNVIVRYVPTELNPADVATRPNKTKQEKTYWLKGPDFLLQNANTWPTNLLKELSLLTSEEPLKMGEHLENVHEATKPLNNKEESKSSKHDSKSKEIEEMKRIQETYFPDEVNMKETALSRNLRLFKDDDGLLRSKGRFENTEWSFDMKYPILLPKNCDFTNSLIKRIHEDNYHVGANHTLSLIRKLYWIPQGKAQVQKIIRQCSSCIKHGGGPFKLPPTPALPAERVNYSSPFTFTGLDYLGPILVKTENGVSKRWICLFTCLAVRAIHLEMVQDLSAKEGLLALRRMISTRGTPGLIVSDNASQFKLISELLTNPYCKENKITWKFIPQLSPWFGGFYERLVSLVKHCMKRTLHKHLLNDSEINTVIKEIEAILNTRPLTCVDSEMVHILKPADFLMMGKCIRTETTNNKDILIEGTTTKQDLIQGWKRALVILDEFKDMFMNRYLSSLRERFQNSLKEPRIKSQLIPKEGQVVQIKGDTKNREDWKVGRIVSLTTNKDGFCRVANVKVGNKIYTRSITQLYPLEVEDFDNENIENSSENIGQTLKRTRIVGSVNDSRPIDIPEEVITNIQNKDNDIEMETVRDSTKRMIDGVTEVVSEPDNDITEVVNESENDVNEQENDNESRPVRAAATRALEKIREWTANLVALL, from the coding sequence ATGCAGTCGGCTAATAAGGCTGTACAACAAGTTTCTGGTGACATATATGTAGACAATTTGGTTACTGGGACGAAGACGACATTACAAGCGATTACATTATACAACAATTTAAAAAGAGAATTTGAGAAGATATCTATGAATCTAAGAGAGTGGAGTTCCAACTCGAAAGAATTTAAAGAGAAGATACCAGATGTACTTGACAAAGAAGTTGTCAAGGTTCTCGGCTTAGACTGGAATACAAACAAAGATACAATTCAATTGAGACCAAACAATGTTGACTTACAAACAACTAAACGAGGAGTCTTAAGGACAATTGCTTCTACTTACGATCCATGTGGATTTGTTGCACCATCGTTGTTATCACCAAAATTGTTCATGCAAGATCTGTggaaaagcaaaattaaatGGGATTCAAAGTTACCCAAAGAATTATTTGAAGAATGGAGaaacatatataataatttagaaactgAACAGGAAGAAATACCAAGATATTATACAAAGGACtttgaaagtaaagaaagtCAGTTACATTGTTTCACGGATGCATCAACGAAGGCTTATGCAGCTGTAGTATATATAGTAAATGAAAATGGCAAAGGATTTGTAATAGGTAAATCACGGTTAACACCTATCAAGGACCAAGATAATTTGAAAATACCTCGTCTAGAATTATTAGGCGTGCTGATTGGCAGTAGACTATTGAAGTATGTTGAGAAATCTTtgcaaattaaaataagaaaacaattCTTATGGACAGACAGTCAGATTGTCATCGATTGGTATAATTCAAACAAGTTATTAACACCTTTTGTCTCTAGAAGAATTGGAGAGATTAAACAGAACAAGAATGTTATCGTACGATATGTTCCAACAGAGTTGAATCCTGCAGATGTTGCAACACGCCCTAATAAAACTAAACAAGAGAAGACATACTGGCTTAAGGGTCCAGATTTCCTTCTACAGAATGCAAATACATGGCCTACTAACTTATTAAAAGAACTTTCACTTCTGACATCAGAAGAGCCTTTGAAGATGGGTGAACATTTGGAGAATGTTCATGAAGCTACAAAGccattaaataataaagaagaaaGTAAAAGTAGTAAACACGATAGTAAGTCAAAAGAAATAGAAGAAATGAAAAGAATACAAGAAACTTATTTTCCTGATGAGGTTAATATGAAAGAAACTGCTTTAAGTCGAAATCTACGATTATTTAAAGATGATGATGGTTTGTTAAGAAGCAAAGGAAGATTTGAAAATACTGAATGGTCGTTTGACATGAAATACCCAATTTTATTGCCCAAGAACTGTGACTTCACAAATAGTTTAATAAAGAGAATACATGAAGACAACTACCATGTTGGAGCCAATCATACATTGAGTTTAATTCGGAAGTTGTACTGGATACCACAGGGTAAAGCTCAAGTTCAAAAGATTATAAGACAGTGTTCGAGCTGTATCAAGCATGGAGGCGGTCCATTCAAACTTCCGCCTACTCCTGCACTTCCTGCTGAGAGAGTGAACTATAGTTCACCTTTTACATTTACTGGACTTGATTATTTAGGACCAATATTAGTAAAGACTGAAAATGGAGTTTCCAAGAGGTGGATTTGTTTATTCACTTGTTTAGCTGTAAGAGCTATACATCTAGAAATGGTACAAGACTTATCTGCTAAAGAAGGGCTACTTGCTCTAAGACGAATGATTTCTACAAGAGGGACTCCTGGTTTGATAGTTTCAGACAATGCTTCACAATTCAAACTTATATCAGAGCTTCTAACCAATCCATACTGTAAAGAGAATAAAATTACATGGAAATTTATACCACAGTTATCACCATGGTTTGGTGGTTTTTATGAGAGACTAGTGAGTCTAGTAAAGCATTGTATGAAGAGAACATTGCATAAACATTTGTTAAATGACAGTGAAATCAATACAGTTATTAAAGAAATTGAAGCTATTTTAAATACAAGACCACTTACCTGTGTCGATTCAGAAATGGTGCATATACTGAAACCAGCTGATTTTTTGATGATGGGTAAATGTATCAGGACAGAgacaacaaataataaagaCATTCTTATTGAAGGCACAACAACGAAACAAGATTTGATTCAAGGCTGGAAAAGAGCTTTAGTAATTCTAGATGAGTTTAAAGACATGTTTATGAACCGATATCTTTCTAGTCTTCGGGAAAGATTTCAAAATTCATTAAAAGAGCCAAGAATTAAGTCTCAGTTAATACCTAAAGAAGGACAGGTAGTACAGATAAAAGGAGATACAAAAAATAGAGAAGATTGGAAAGTGGGTAGAATAGTCTCACTTACTACAAACAAAGATGGATTTTGTAGAGTAGCTAATGTTAAAGTTGGAAACAAGATATATACGAGATCAATCACTCAGTTGTATCCGCTTGAAGTTGAGGATTTTGATAATGAAAATATTGAGAATAGTTCTGAAAATATTGGTCAAACTCTAAAGAGAACAAGAATAGTTGGTTCTGTGAATGATTCAAGGCCTATAGATATTCCTGAAGAGGTAAttactaatatacaaaataaagataatgatATAGAAATGGAAACTGTAAGAGACAGCACTAAACGAATGATTGATGGGGTTACTGAAGTTGTCAGTGAACCAGATAATGATATTACTGAAGTTGTTAATGAATCAGAAAATGATGTTAATGAACAAGAGAATGATAATGAGTCTAGACCGGTGCGTGCCGCTGCCACGAGAGCCCTGGAAAAGATAAGGGAATGGACGGCCAACTTGGTCGCCCTACTATGA
- the LOC126369059 gene encoding sentrin-specific protease 1-like gives MKSVVAYVRSLLGWADDNPAIRTSFKRDRADDECSSDDDSPALKRLKHLKRTSFPEVMASNDIWDKDEKQGKTVRYVPIQLEGGPSTSTPNESARYGSRVRTVPIQLVGVSENGSGTPARKPRMHTPVRPVVHAVLDDDDDEPEVTWIESKPEKKKPSKVYINLDDEDNEVDQGDDVIFVKKVTTPPPVKPYKFFIANTNNVTDSNDDSVQYYKLSRKTNERSSNLSPKLYSKFKAPPGITKTYKKAPTPVPRWMQSQKPTNLSQNIRNRYLNLNGNGRTTLSEVFNLDEKRNYQELIRRVAGTVKPITISKPMEIINIADDAASFRMTQRSQRSALNEIKLLEKGIIADKENETTKEYDPITVASINSSDSEVEIVPSESSTSSVRIDPVNSFKESLKDKPVTSEDWLSDLNSRYRKKKNEVQEKLKDARRESDIISKVNYEQKLAHLEHKLKYELSIPESLIEEPQPTVELPKLTPEQEKLISRALGPGPPNQLLVEKFNLRIHRRDLQTLAGLNWLNDEVINFYMNLLMQRSEERSDLPKVYATNTFFYPKLKQSGQAGLRRWTRKVDIFAHDLMVVPVHLGVHWCVSIVDFRAKKINYMDSMGARNQECLDLLMQYLRDEHKDKKGQPFDESGWKAECLKDIPQQMNGSDCGMFACTFAEFSARNAPYTFSQTHMPYLRRKAALEILQGRLLL, from the exons ATGAAGTCCGTAGTGGCTTACGTGCGAAGTCTACTCGGTTGGGCTGACGATAATCCAGCGATCAGAACAAGCTTCAAACGCGACAG GGCTGACGACGAATGTTCGTCTGACGATGACTCGCCAGCGCTCAAAAGGCTCAAACACTTAAAAAGGACAAGTTTCCCTGAAGTTATGGCCTCGAACG ATATTTGGGATAAAGATGAAAAACAGGGCAAAACAGTAAGATATGTGCCGATTCAACTTGAAGGTGGACCTAGTACATCAACCCCAAATGAATCAGCCAGGTATGGCAGTAGAGTACGAACAGTGCCTATCCAACTTGTTGGAGTATCGGAGAATGGTTCGGGCACACCAGCAAGGAAACCAAGGATGCATACCCCCGTGAGACCAGTGGTCCATGCAGTCcttgatgacgatgatgacgaaCCAGAG gtGACTTGGATAGAAAGTAAACCAGAGAAAAAGAAACCATCCAAAGTATACATCAATCTTGATGATGAGGACAATGAAGTTGATCAAGGTGATGATGTCATTTTTGTGAAGAAAGTCACAACTCCACCTCCTGTGAAACCATATAAATTCTTCATTGCTAATACCAACAATGTGACTGATTCAAATGATGACTCAGTACAATACTACAAGTTAAGTCGTAAAACAAATGAAAGAAGCTCGAACCTGTCTCCAAAACTCTACAGTAAATTTAAAGCACCTCCAGGAATAACCAAGACTTACAAGAAAGCTCCCACACCAGTCCCAAGGTGGATGCAATCACAGAAGCCTACAAACCTCTCACAAAACATCAGGAATAGATATCTAAATCTTAATGGAAATGGCAGAACAACCCTATCTGAAGTATTTAATCTAGATGAGAAAAGAAATTACCAAGAACTAATTAGGAGAGTGGCAGGAACTGTGAAACCCATAACAATATCAAAGCCTATGGAAATTATCAACATAGCTGATGACGCTGCATCATTCCGCATGACACAAAGGTCACAGAGGAGTgctttaaatgaaataaaattattagaaaaaGGCATAATTGCTGACAAAGAAAATGAAACAACAAAGGAGTATGACCCTATAACAGTAGCTTCTATAAACTCCTCTGACTCTGAGGTTGAGATAGTTCCTTCTGAATCATCTACTTCTTCAGTCAGGATTGATCCAGTGAACTCATTTAAAGAATCATTAAAAGATAAGCCAGTTACATCAGAAGATTGGCTGTCAGATTTGAATTCTAGGTatagaaagaagaagaatgaagttCAAGAGAAATTGAAAGATGCACGGCGAGAGTCCGACATCATATCTAAAGTTAATTATGAACAGAAACTAGCACATTTAGAGCACAAATTGAAGTATGAGCTCAGCATACCAGAGAGCCTCATTGAGGAGCCACAGCCGACCGTAGAGCTGCCCAAACTTACACCCGAGCAGGAGAAGTTGATTAGCAGAGCACTGGGTCCAGGACCACCTAATCAGCTGCTAGTAGAgaaatttaatttaagaatacATAG ACGTGACCTCCAAACGTTAGCTGGGCTCAACTGGCTGAATGATGAGGTAATCAACTTCTACATGAACCTGCTAATGCAGCGCAGTGAGGAGCGCTCCGACCTGCCCAAGGTGTACGCCACCAACACATTCTTCTACCCTAAACTCAAACAGAGTGGTCAGGCAGGCCTGCGCCGCTGGACCAGGAAG GTAGACATATTCGCGCACGACCTAATGGTGGTCCCTGTGCACCTGGGCGTGCACTGGTGCGTGAGCATCGTGGACTTCCGCGCCAAGAAGATCAACTACATGGACAGCATGGGCGCGCGCAACCAGGAGTGCTTAGACCTACTGATGCAATACCTCCGAGACGAACACAAGGACAAGAAGGGGCAGCCCTTCGATGAGAGCGGGTGGAAGGCTGAGTGTCTAAAG GACATCCCGCAGCAGATGAACGGCAGCGACTGCGGCATGTTCGCGTGCACGTTCGCGGAGTTCTCTGCCCGCAACGCGCCCTACACCTTCTCGCAGACGCACATGCCCTACCTGCGGAGGAAGGCCGCGCTCGAGATCCTGCAGGGCCGGCTGCTGCTATAG